The Rutidosis leptorrhynchoides isolate AG116_Rl617_1_P2 unplaced genomic scaffold, CSIRO_AGI_Rlap_v1 contig510, whole genome shotgun sequence genome contains a region encoding:
- the LOC139884162 gene encoding proteasome subunit alpha type-3-like yields MASIGTGYDLSVTTFSPDGRVFQIEYAAKAVDNSGTVIGIKCKDGVVFGVEKLIASKMMLPGSNRRIHSVHRHSGMAVAGLAADGRQIVARGKAEATNYESLYGEPIPVKELAERVASYVHLCTLYWWLRPFGCGVILGGYDRDGPQLYMVEPSGVSYRYFGAAIGKGRQAAKTEIEKLKLSELTCRQGVIEVAKIIYGVHDEAKDKAFELEMSWVCDESNRQHQKVPDDLLEEAKEAAKLALEEMDAD; encoded by the exons ATGGCCAGCATAGGAACTGGGTATGATTTATCGGTGACTACATTCTCACCAGATGGCCGTGTTTTCCAGATCGAATACGCCGCTAAAGCCGTCGATAACAGCGG GACTGTTATTGGCATCAAGTGCAAGGATGGCGTCGTTTTC GGTGTTGAGAAGCTTATAGCATCGAAAATGATGTTGCCCGGTTCAAATCGAAGAATTCACTCTGTTCACCGCCACTCTGGCATG GCTGTGGCGGGACTAGCCGCAGATGGAAGACAAATTGTTGCTAGGGGCAAGGCTGAAGCTACAAACTATGAAAG TCTGTATGGTGAACCAATTCCGGTCAAGGAACTTGCCGAGCGTGTTGCTAGTTATGTACATCTGTGTACACTCTACTGGTGGCTAAG GCCATTTGGATGTGGGGTGATTCTTGGGGGCTATGACAGGGATGGTCCCCAGCTGTACATGGTTGAGCCTTCTGGGGTTTCTTAT AGGTATTTTGGTGCCGCGATTGGAAAGGGTAGGCAGGCTGCTAAAAC GGAGATCGAAAAGTTGAAGCTCTCTGAACTCACTTGCCGGCAGGGGGTTATTGAAGTTGCAAAGAT CATTTATGGAGTGCACGATGAGGCAAAGGATAAGGCATTTGAATTGGAAATGAGCTGGGTCTGCGATGAGTCAAACCGACAACACCAGAAA GTCCCAGATGATCTATTAGAGGAGGCCAAGGAAGCAGCTAAACTAGCTTTGGAAGAGATGGATGCCGATTAG
- the LOC139884157 gene encoding uncharacterized protein has protein sequence MGSSTGFNIECRGGDTSNGQSNTAVTLVSGILKCNQGAGGLLSLPDVSSPAIVGVPLNVTCNGNQLNLGQTLTDVNGLYNFTIFSLVDILLFDPSNCAVNLNLPIASCSLFPPTGILHAPMNLTGVVSGVLPIFTFLGGPFSVV, from the coding sequence ATGGGGAGTTCTACTGGTTTTAATATTGAGTGTCGAGGCGGCGACACTTCCAACGGGCAGAGCAACACAGCCGTAACACTTGTTAGTGGCATCCTCAAATGCAACCAGGGAGCGGGGGGTTTGCTCTCTCTTCCAGATGTGAGCAGTCCTGCTATTGTCGGCGTGCCCCTAAACGTGACGTGTAATGGGAACCAACTGAACCTAGGGCAGACACTTACTGACGTGAATGGATTGTATAATTTCACCATCTTTAGTTTGGTCGATATATTGCTATTCGATCCCTCTAACTGTGCAGTCAATCTTAATCTCCCGATAGCCTCTTGCTCTCTTTTCCCACCCACAGGAATTCTCCATGCACCTATGAATCTCACTGGTGTTGTTTCGGGAGTATTACCAATATTTACATTTCTCGGTGGGCCATTCTCAGTAGTTTGA